The following are from one region of the Vitis riparia cultivar Riparia Gloire de Montpellier isolate 1030 chromosome 14, EGFV_Vit.rip_1.0, whole genome shotgun sequence genome:
- the LOC117929848 gene encoding peptide methionine sulfoxide reductase-like isoform X1, with translation MIYQMSQRSPFKPISFVSEAAVLSFITPNMYKILPKTHTDGSEFPISESTSRATIPLEFLCEAVFAGDGFWGLEAAFGRVDGVVKTATGYCGGALKKPSYKEVCEGRTGHTEAVKVMYDKRKISYKSLCDAFWEAHDPTNKEFLNFGLSTHHRSAIFYVNEEQKKQAQESKIRRQMKLNRRIVTKIIALDSEFFVAENLHQKYYLQKSYRVCESLSLRSTEQFVESNIACKLNGILVMEARVIIDELTTFLGSHKVSSQTKLACGEIIEDLRRNDGERILKFCED, from the exons ATGATTTATCAGATGTCACAGAGGTCACCATTTAAACCTATTTCTTTCGTTTCTGAAGCAGCAGTTCTGAGTTTTATAACACCGAATATGTATAAAATCCTTCCAAAAACCCATACCGATGGTTCTGAATTTCCCATCTCTGAAAGCACATCTAGGGCTACTATTCCATTGGAGTTCCTCTGTGAGGCTGTGTTTGCAGGAG ATGGTTTCTGGGGTCTTGAAGCTGCATTTGGGCGTGTAGATGGAGTTGTCAAAACTGCTACTGGCTATTGTGGAGGAGCCCTGAAGAAGCCTTCGTACAAAGAG GTATGTGAAGGAAGAACAGGCCACACTGAAGCAGTAAAAGTCATGTATGATAAGAGAAAGATTTCGTACAAATCTCTATGTGATGCTTTCTGGGAAGCCCATGATCCCACCAACAAAGAATTTCTC AATTTTGGGCTAAGCACACACCACAGATCTGCCATATTTTACGTGAATGAGGAACAAAAGAAGCAAGCACAGGAGTCAAAGATCAGGAGGCAGATGAAGCTTAATAGGAGGATAGTAACAAAAATCATAGCATTGGATTCAGAGTTTTTCGTGGCGGAGAACCTACATCAGAAGTATTATTTGCAGAAGAGTTACAGGGTGTGTGAAAGCTTGAGCCTGAGAAGCACAGAGCAATTTGTGGAGTCAAACATAGCTTGCAAACTCAACGG GATATTAGTAATGGAAGCAAGAGTAATTATTGATGAGTTGACAACATTTTTGGGAAGCCACAAGGTGTCGAGTCAGACCAAGTTGGCATGTGGAGAAATAATCGAAGACTTACGAAGAAATGATGGAGAGAGAATACTTAAATTCTGTGAAGATTAA
- the LOC117929848 gene encoding peptide methionine sulfoxide reductase MsrA-like isoform X2 gives MIYQMSQRSPFKPISFVSEAAVLSFITPNMYKILPKTHTDGSEFPISESTSRATIPLEFLYGFWGLEAAFGRVDGVVKTATGYCGGALKKPSYKEVCEGRTGHTEAVKVMYDKRKISYKSLCDAFWEAHDPTNKEFLNFGLSTHHRSAIFYVNEEQKKQAQESKIRRQMKLNRRIVTKIIALDSEFFVAENLHQKYYLQKSYRVCESLSLRSTEQFVESNIACKLNGILVMEARVIIDELTTFLGSHKVSSQTKLACGEIIEDLRRNDGERILKFCED, from the exons ATGATTTATCAGATGTCACAGAGGTCACCATTTAAACCTATTTCTTTCGTTTCTGAAGCAGCAGTTCTGAGTTTTATAACACCGAATATGTATAAAATCCTTCCAAAAACCCATACCGATGGTTCTGAATTTCCCATCTCTGAAAGCACATCTAGGGCTACTATTCCATTGGAGTTCCTCT ATGGTTTCTGGGGTCTTGAAGCTGCATTTGGGCGTGTAGATGGAGTTGTCAAAACTGCTACTGGCTATTGTGGAGGAGCCCTGAAGAAGCCTTCGTACAAAGAG GTATGTGAAGGAAGAACAGGCCACACTGAAGCAGTAAAAGTCATGTATGATAAGAGAAAGATTTCGTACAAATCTCTATGTGATGCTTTCTGGGAAGCCCATGATCCCACCAACAAAGAATTTCTC AATTTTGGGCTAAGCACACACCACAGATCTGCCATATTTTACGTGAATGAGGAACAAAAGAAGCAAGCACAGGAGTCAAAGATCAGGAGGCAGATGAAGCTTAATAGGAGGATAGTAACAAAAATCATAGCATTGGATTCAGAGTTTTTCGTGGCGGAGAACCTACATCAGAAGTATTATTTGCAGAAGAGTTACAGGGTGTGTGAAAGCTTGAGCCTGAGAAGCACAGAGCAATTTGTGGAGTCAAACATAGCTTGCAAACTCAACGG GATATTAGTAATGGAAGCAAGAGTAATTATTGATGAGTTGACAACATTTTTGGGAAGCCACAAGGTGTCGAGTCAGACCAAGTTGGCATGTGGAGAAATAATCGAAGACTTACGAAGAAATGATGGAGAGAGAATACTTAAATTCTGTGAAGATTAA